ACTGGCTGCCTGGACACCGCGGCGTCGACATCGCCGGCACCCCCGGCGAGACAGTCCACGCGGCGGGCGCCGGCATGGTCGTCTACGCGAGACGCATGGTCGACACCAACATCATCTCGATCGAGCACTCGGACAGGTTCCGCACCACGTACCAACCCGTCCGAGCCACGGTGAAGGAGGGCGACATGGTGGAGCTGGGTGACATCATCGGCACCCTGGACGATGGACACTGCCTCGTCGGCGCCTGCCTCCACTGGGGCGCGAAGCGGGGCGACATCTATTACGACCCGCTCTCTCTGCTCACTCCGGACGAGGTCAGAGTGCGGCTGTATCCGGTCAGTG
This is a stretch of genomic DNA from Flaviflexus salsibiostraticola. It encodes these proteins:
- a CDS encoding M23 family metallopeptidase yields the protein MKLSAFIAAAILPFVPAPYTPTDTFDWPLPSKTVLREYDQLDNNWLPGHRGVDIAGTPGETVHAAGAGMVVYARRMVDTNIISIEHSDRFRTTYQPVRATVKEGDMVELGDIIGTLDDGHCLVGACLHWGAKRGDIYYDPLSLLTPDEVRVRLYPVSDP